The sequence below is a genomic window from Corythoichthys intestinalis isolate RoL2023-P3 chromosome 17, ASM3026506v1, whole genome shotgun sequence.
aatgcacagctccatctCTAACATAGCGCCGTCTCTCTcgttctttgctgacgtaattgttgcatgaattcggatttgggagacttgacagttcagacagttgccacattctgaaaaaatgtggcccatatgggatttaaaccacatacgacagtgacccagatcagatttgaaatggtccacttctatgagacttgtcccgttcagactgtcaagttaatgcctcacttgagtcgggaaaaacatgaaaaaaaaaaatcggatttgtgcatcaagacctgcggtatgaatctAGCCATATTGTGGTGCGACCTATATGTGAGTCAACCTAAAATACCTACttttttgaccacaaactaggggTGCgacccagtgttgtttttgtcagtccttttaattttcgtcttagtcttttggacgataatacttattagtcttagtaatattttagtcatttcaaaatgtgtttgtctagtttttgttgacaaaaactcaaaactaattttgtctagtgtTCGTCAATGTTtactgaaaatgtttttgtctgtaaaataaaaaaattgtactatcgtatttttcaaactataagtcgcagtttttttttcatattttggctgggagggcgatttatactctggagcgacttatgtgtgaaattattaacacattattatataatttctcagtattttggtgttttgaagtgacactgatgatttggtaaacttgttaacatgtcctttatgctatagttatctcacaaactcttaatagctacagTATAtttcgttaacataccggccacgttcgcatttcgttgatcACGCATCATGtaccattatcatactgtacacttttccagcatgttgttctcttttgtattttaaattgccttccaAGATGAAATATctattctatgtgttggatcttatcaagtaaatttcccccaaaaatgcgacttatatgttttttttcctcttcgttgggcattttatgggtggtgcgacttatactcaggtgagaCTTATAGTCCGACAAATACGGTAACTACATAAATACAgtcttccaactatttcgaatgaacattgagagactagcacatattgtagcatctacagcaggggtctcaaaccgattccacaaagggccgcagtgggtcctggtctttgttccaacagatccaaaacagacagttcaaccaatgaggtttctgctaaagtaagcagcacctgactgcaattaactgattacacttgttagacaccagattggtgaaaagggattgttctcgtttggttggaatgaaatccagtacccactgcggccctttgaggaccggtttgagacctctGATCTACAAGGACAAAGCCAAATAGGTGATTATACacattcagcaggaaaacactacattattttcaattaattatagacacctggatgccacgacctgtatgtaaaaaagaaaagaaaaaaaagttgtcgaAGACTttagaggacgctcgccgttagcattagcgtaATGTGATTCGGAATTCAGAATAGCTTTATTGTCATCATACAAATGTACATTTACAGTGCAAAGATGATAAGTTAAAAATGAGGcttaaaaatatacaaaacgcatatgcaaatgctatgctaacactatgaGTTACatctagtgtgtgatgatcactcagcacagacaaaGGCTAACGCATCATTGCATAtgctctctggccaagaaaccAAATATTACCATGTGTGCAAGCCTACATGGAGACAGAGTCGGGAAGGGTTGGGGGTGCGGGGACACAACTGGTCACTGCTAcgttgcaggctaactacacacagctcacacattgtgaacatgtgacggaaacatttgcgcattttcgtctcgtcagacgaaaactggcatttgtcttgttatgctatagtctcccaaaacacgttttcagCTCGTTATCATCTCGTAATCGTCattaaaaaagtgtttgttgacgaaatattttcgttacagtcatcgttgacgaaaactacACTGGTGCGACCTATCTGCCAGAGCGACCAGTACGCAAGTATACACGATATCCAAACAGACCAATGAATGGCcaaaggatggatggatggatggatggatggatggatggatggatggatggatggatggatagatagataATACCTAATAGACACTTGGTGGACATACAGATGAATGAATGCTTGAATAATATATGAGGGATGACAGATGTGATACCTGGATAGATAGTAGAGTGATAAAGTTGAATGTGTAATTGTGTACAAAAAGGGAGTCATGCCATGCGCTTAATGAAAAACATACACGTAcaatatattttgaaataaaaaagaatCCAATATGTGGTAGCTCATGAGAGAATAAGTTACAAAATGCATGGAAACAAACCTCAACATATGCAGTGCTGGCTTAAAGGAAGGAGGGAGGAGAAAAGTGGGGGGAAGAGGAAGGGAGGGAACAGGGAAGAAGGGGTGTGACTTGTAGCCCGCCGACATCAACTCGAGTttagaggagggaaaaaaaaggctgaTGATGATGTGCGTTGTACGGAGCAAGAGGGGAACGGGGAAGTTTGTCTGCTTGCGGGAATCCGAGTGAAAGTCCAATTTAATGACATGTTTACACTTCGTATTTGGACCGACTGATTCCTCACGGGTTCACCGGGTAAGTCCATTCGACTGATTCTATAAACCTTCAAAGCTTGCTGCATGCATTGTGGAAagagaaagtggaaaaaaaaaaaaactttgggtgGAAGCATCACTTCTCCTCACGTGTCGTCCCCACAGAGGAACAAGCATCACATCCAGACTACAAAATGATTGATCCTCACATCTACCTGCACTACAACTACACGGGAAAGCTGGACCACCGGCCAAGCGTGGACACCGGAACGGGCATCCCGGATACTAAGACCCTTCTGTTCCTGGTGGTGTGCGGCTTCATCGTACTGGAGAACCTGACAGTGCTTGTGGCCATATGGCGGAACCAGCGATTCCACAACCGCATGTACTTCTTCATCGGTAACCTGGCGCTATGCGACATGCTGGCCGGAGTGGCCTACCTGGTCAACCTGCTGCTGTCCGGCGACAGAACCCTGCACCTTTCGCCTGCTTTATGGTTCGTGCGCGAGGGCAGTATGTTTGTGGCGCTGGGCGCCTCGGTTTTCAGTCTCCTGGCCATCGCCATCGAGCGCCATCTGACCATGATCAAAATGAGACCCTACGACGCCAACAAGAACTACCGGGTCTTCCTACTTATCGGCACGTGCTGGTTGATCGCTATCTCGTTCGGGGCGCTTCCCATCTTGGGGTGGAACTGCTTGGGCGACCTCGCCGACTGCTCCACTGTGTTGCCGCTATACTCCAAGAAATACGTGGCTTTCTGCATCACCGTTTTCATGGTGTTGCTCTTGGCTATGTCGGTGCTGTACGCTCGCATCTACGTCCTGGTCAAGTCCAGCAGTCGAAAGGTGAGCAAGCACAGCAGCTCTGAGCACGCCATGTCGTTGCTGCGCACCGTCATCATCGTGGTGGGTGTCTTCATCGCCTGTTGGACGCCAATTTTCGTGTTGCTCCTGGTGGATGTGGCGTGCCAGCAGCGCGCCCGCTGCCCCGTCCTCTACAAGGCCGACTGGTTCATCGGGCTGGCCGTGCTCAACTCGGCCATGAACCCCATCATATATACGCTGGCCAGCCGCGAGATGAGACGGGCCTTTCTAGGTTTAGCTTGCTGTCTTTGCTACTCACGCAAGGCGTCGACGCCTGGTAGCGGGAACAGGCAGTGCTTGGAGGCTAGCCGTAGCCGGAGCAAGTCGTGGAGCAGCCAAAACAACCACAACCAGCAGGGGAGCAGGCAGGCGAGGCCTGACGCCGAGGCGGATTCCGACCTCGGGAAGGTGTCGGCCTTCGGGGGACCAAGCGGTGCTGAAGCTGACAACTTTCTCCACAACGGCGGGACCGAGTGAGAGAAAGACGACGCCTGGAAGGCGGTCCTAACGATGTCACTTCCAGATTTGGCAGTTGTAGTGACTTCAGTGTACAATGCCTTAAAAGACACCCAAGATGCAGATGCATTCCAAATCAGGAGAAGCATTGCACCACTTAGAACTTGAACTTTGAGAGTCCTTTACTAGTACAGAGACTGAACACAAATGCAAGCCAACCCTGTCGTCAAAAAGTAGGCGGAAATTGCATTCAAGTCAGGTTTAAAAGAACGCCGTATAACCTCGGATCAGAATCAGGCCTTAATTTTCGTTCTTGCCAATGTGACTGCGACGTAAACTGGATTGATCCGATATAGCTGGTGAACAAACCAGATGCAGCATGTCATCTTAAAGGGAACGTCGGACTTAAACACTTGTAGGCTCTTATAAGCCAAAATTGGTCTCTTTCACCAAAATACTGTACGTTATTagaaaacataaaatattgccattgatttaaaaagctataatatttagtacatgttttgacctacggagggcaccgtgttttatggacgctcggggtgatgacgtagattgtcacagtcacttgacgaatactaccgggttactgcaattctttCTACGcggtgagacgtccaacacacgctcatcggttaaaagtggcgagtacatactatttgtgtttttttgagtcttttatcaccttttttgcatgtgtttccctctcatactttgaaGCATAGTGTTTTGTTgtagtagctttaaagcagattgttgatctgttgaccacaaaagcagttttctttgcatttcggtGGTATTAGGAGGTAagataagtattttcttaaggcatctttagtatgttctgtctgtatgcatctaaacaaaacaagctgaaagcgcactgtagtactttgggtgtcaaatacgCCTTTTGTAGATGTTTTGCCGGTGtaacacattttggcagaacatcatttttttccctactctcgtctcatcttatcccgtctttcctgttcattttgcttttgctactcgtcttgtgaaatatcgacagtgctgtcatgctcattaatgttcctctcgggttcatgtgaaagggttgaacagattacatgtttatgtttgtctggaagcccggcagcgtaaccatgtgacatcaccgccctgcgacatcaacagTGGCGACCTACTAAAACtaatttttacaaattgtataaaaacgaaaacatcaagaggagtttcaatataaactcataataatgtttatcttttaagaactacaagtctttctgtccgtggatccctttaaagtatGAATAGGAAAAACTAAACCGAATCAGAAACGGGTCTAGATCGTATGCCAGTAAAAATGAGCTGAAAATCAGGAGTGGCTTCAGTATAGAAAGGTCTCATAGTTTGTCTTTGCAAGATTcgtattttatataaaagtaGACATAGGCACAGCATGGTTCTCAAGAACTTCAGTGTCAACAACGGTTAGTCCGTTCTGAATATTGTACTCCTGAAGTATTGCTGTGATTGTTTGAGACAAATGCAGCTTATTTATTATAGTCGTTTATGCACTAATTCTGACTTTGTACAACTCAACTGAACCATGCTCGATTGAAAGGAGCGGCAGTATGGAAAGCCATACTAGGATACTATTGGTGCGAGGGTGCCACCTGCTGGTTGTTAAAGAAGTAGGTCTGCTATACTGCACATTTCTGCAATTACtattcctttgtttttttttaaataccagaTTAACCTTATAATGTAAATAACTCTAAAAGCATGAAATTGCACTTTTGAGGGGCATGTGATTTGTTTTCTCTTACATGTATGTGATTTATAAAGTGTGTCTTACCTCACGTGGCCGGCAGAGGTCATAAAGTGTCCCGGTAATGCGTCCATGGCCGCCTCAAAAAGTCTGGAGGAAATACTTTTCAAGAAAAACGTCACGCTAGCGCCGACTTTTCTGtcaaaataaatttaataattaacggattggcttccattgacgttaatagacgtccaatccagttcaACTGTGAGGGTTGGCCCTcatggttcaaatggattgacatctactagtgacaaactaattAAATTCACTGCAgagggatgaaaagagccacacgaTTGAACAGTTAAAGTGTAAATTTAaactatttgacaaaataaaagATTACATTTACAgcaatatttaaacattttgtcATGATTTGTTTTGGCTTAGCTTACATTTTGTTTGTTCCCGCCTCTGCTTTCCTTCCTTGATTAGGTTTTCATTACCACCTGTCCACTTCCTGAGTGTTAACCAATCAGCTACGCTCTTGCCCAGGCGTTCCTAATTGTCTTGTCGCATGGTTTGTATCATCAAATGTAAGACTAACAAATATGAAGCATGATTGAGAAAACTTGAACTAAATTTAATACATTTCAGACAATATAAAAGTtaactaaattaaattaaatcattCACTGTCAATGACGGCAATAAATATCAAACACAGTTTAACAAGGATCCCTGGCATTGAACGATGGACGttgcagtgccattgacggaaatagatgttcaatccattttgaatgggggGGGTGAATGAATGCATGTTTCATTATTTCAAATGTTATGGTTCTGTTTAGCACACttagtgacatctgtcataagaattCATCCTTGTTCATGacaggtgtcatgtcataattatgacagtcttatgacactatAATaagaacagaggtgggtagtaacacgttacatttactccttttcatttACTTTgtcactttttgagaaaaatgtacttcttagatgccatttttaccacgccatagtttttacttttactttagttTGATCGCATAAAACAAACACAAGTCTGACTCTGTTACTTTGGGCTTGACTGCAGTCGTTACAATTTCTCCTTTTTATTCTACAtagtgactttatttttgccagagatgctgacAGTAGTTGTCTGTTTCGCCAATGAGAGGTCACAACAATACCCATGATTccaatcagaggtaacaatgttttttctccactagagggcacttctgctctttggatgggtgatgtttcatttttttctagtttgaattcaatgattttggtgtatttctttggcctaatatggctatgtaataggttatagtacagtataataactgTTCATATACACTActggccaaaattattggcacccctgcaattctgtcagataatgttcaatttctcccaaaaaatgattgcaattataaatgcgATGGTAATATTATCttcgtttattttgcttgcaaagaaaaacacaaaagagaatgggggggtgtgtgggggggggatcgttatcattttacacaaaaaaaaaaaaaaaaatgggccagacaaaagtagtggcaccctttgaaaaatcatgtgacgcttctctaatttatgtaattaacagcttttgttacttacctgtggcacataacagatggTTACAATAACTAaaccacacttgcagccagttaaaatggattaaagttgactcaacctctgtcctgtgtccttgtgtgtaccaccgtgagcatggagaaaagaaagaagacccaagaactgtctgagtacttgacaagcaaaattgtgaggatgaTGCTCAatcaggcccggagtgactaatcgggagcttctggacgattcccgatgggccggccggccagatgggcgggtccgggttttataaaaaaaaaaaattactctgttataattttttgtttggtatttatttatgacagtgtcagtgagtataatttacattctgttaccgctgtccctgtgggccatctaaaaaaaaaaataaaaataattttttttttttttttttcttttccagatgcatcctcacgtgtgcagacgaaaaatacagcatgcagcttcgccccctaattgtagtctgtattgagccaaattagctgctatctcggtgctcggatggataaaaagagcaagggttgcgctgaaaaaaataagaattataAAAGAGAAAaccactcgtgaaagaatcggcaaaatgcgcaaaaatacctaatttttttcatgcaacgacttcgctgcctcaaactacagaggattacaacgaaagtggtaaggccagatggcggataaaatgcaacttgcaccgtgtgatacaacaaaatgtaattgtggaaactttggcttcttgtagtacctcacaagggatatgtagcaacaagcattagccataatgaacacgccacaggtgcagagctggaagaaGGATTGCCATGTTGTTCAGTGAGTGAAAATTAGAATTAATATACTGTAATCAATTACGTGGCATTTTAAAGTGCCATAAAGCTGACTTGAATTGATCAGAATGCATTGTTGTTATGTTCAAAATGGACTATTTCTTTAATATGTGATTTAATGTCAGTGGCAGACACATGGGGAAGTGGTGAGGATGGGattgctgccattgatgctGTCAGTGTTGAAAAAACAGGTGTTGTAACAGTGTGAACAAGCAAGCTTCAATTCTAATATGGTCACATTTTAAGCCCAAATGATAATAGTGGCTCATTTATTTATCAAAAGTTAGATGCAATAAAACTACACATTTGAAAGTGATAGATAAATGTTTGATGCAATTGACCTGCATATTTTACATATGCATACACAttttttattacatattatacacattttacatacacagaattacagtacacggctttagagaacactgaacttaacacgtgtatgcataatgacattattttaaatgagtgggccggtctgaggcatgaaattccagggccgaaaatgagtcccactccggccctgtgCTCAAtcacaaggctacaagtccatctccaaagacctgaatgttcctgtgtgtaccgtgcgcagtgtcatcaataagtgtaatgccaatggcactgtggctaaccttccatagatgtggacggaaaagaaaaattgacgagatttCAATgatagattgtgcggatggtggataaagaacttcaACTAATAGagaaagttcaagctgtcctgcagtccgaaaggtacaacagtgtcaacccacatcatccgtcggtgtctgagtgaaaagggactctatggtaggatacccaggaagaccccacttctgacccagaggcataaaaaagccaggctggagtttgccaaaacttacctgaaaaagccaaaaacgttttggaagaatgttctctggtcagataagacaaaattgggctttttgggaaaaggcatcaacatagagtttacagggaaaaaaacaagacattcaaagaaaagaacacagtccccgcagtcaaacatggcggaggttccctgatgttttggggttgctttgctacctctggcactggactgcttgaccttgtgcatggcattatgaagtctgaagactatcaacacattttgcagcataatgaagtgcccagtgtgagaaagctgggtctcgctcggaggtcatgggtctcccagcaggacaatgtgacccaaaacacacctcAAAAAGCACTCGAAAATGGTTTGGGAGAAAGCACTTCTAAAgccgccagcaatgagtccagacctgaatcccatagaatacCTGTGGAAGAGATCTAAAAATAGCAGTTTGgataaggcacccttcaaatctcagagacctggagcagttggccaaagaagaatggtctaaaattccagcagagcattgtaagaaactcattgatggataccggaagcggttgattgcacttattttgtctaaaggttgtgctaccaagtattaggctgagggtgccaatacctttgtccagcccatttttggggttttgtgtaaaatgataatgaattattttttttcattctcttttgtgttttttttttcattgcaagcaaaataaatgaagatattactagtcCCGCTATAGTCCAattccaaaaatctgataccgataaatgcggtcgtggacttaaaaTATAATGGCTAATCATATTGCGATGCTTTAATAACGATAATCAGCCGATTACTCGAatagaacgtttttttttttttaaataccaaatTATATGTGATACAATATGCAATCttttataaatatacagtagtaaaaagcagagattctacACATTCACGGTTTTATTGCCAACAGTCATACAGAATAATGTCAAACCCATACAACCAAAGGATTAAATCTGTAAACATCTAGACTGTCTTTTGATTTGATGTCCTTGATTCTCTTGCTTtcccccccatttactgcactCTTCCAAAAATAGTGACCTCTTGTGTGATTCTAGTTCTATCGTGTGGCGGGGGAAAGCTTAACGTTTACACTCAATgtatataataacaataataataagagAGGGAGTGAGGGAAGTGTTGAGGGAAGGAAGTGTCGAGCAGCAACACGCAGCAGGGCCAAAACACCGACTCCACAAGTGGAGGACAGGCATGCTCCATATTGAACCTATTGCACTTTAAAGATAGAAGGGAGGAGAAACATCCAGTAGTTTGTACAAAGAAAAGGCACATTTTCATCAACGGAAACCCTTGCTAAAGTAAGACGTATTCTTCCATTGTTTGCCTTGAGTTTCTTCTTGCAGGGAAGTCATTCAAACAGATTTTTAGTCACAAGTGCGGCTTGttttacagggcactcattcaATTAATCAGCAGCCGTCAGAGGTGGGCAGAGTTGCCAGAAACTTAAGTCAAGTAAGAGtaggtagcgttacttcaaaataatattactcaagtagagGTGAAAGCAGTCATCCCAAAAATATAgtgaagtacaagtaaaaaaaaatgtttggtgaAAACTTAGGatattcaagtaatgagtaacattgtgagaaaCTGCTTCCATTGTTTTTTCTCAGCAAAAAAGTGATCTACAGTGAGGAAAaaggtatttgaacaccctgcgattttgcaagttctcccaccttGAAATGATAGGTGGGTTTGAAATTCTCATGGCATGTGctggtccactgtgagagacaatctaaagaaaaaaatctgaaatcacagtgtatgattttttaaaaactatttgtattatacttatgcaaataagtatttgaacacctgtctattagctagaattgtgagcctcaaagacctgtttaGTCACatttaaaaagtccaacgaataagtggaggtggactttttgagtctgcCTTTTTGACCTAATTGAGGAatttagctgcatataaacacctgtccaccccatacaatcatgaagactccaattcctaacatggtcaagaccaaagagatgtccaaagacaccagaaacAGAATTGTAAACatctacaaggctggaaagggctacagggaaattgccaagcagctaggTGATCTAAGATCCAACAATAGCACAATTATTAGGAAATAGAAAAAGCCAAatatgactgtcaatctccctcggacaggggctccatgcaagatctacctcgtgAGGTCTTAATGATCCTAAGAattgtgaggaatcagccaagaactacacaggaggagctggtcaatgacctgagaggagctgggaccaccattttcAAGCTTACTGTTGGTATACtgtaagacgtcatggtttaaaatcatgcatggcacggaaggttcccctgcttaaaccagcacatgtacaGGCCCGTTTttagtttgccaatgaccatttggatgatgcagaggagtcatatGATCATaggagatcaaaatggaacttttgagTCTTAATTCCGCttatagtgtttggaggaagatgaatgatgagtaccatcctaagaacaccatccctactttgAAGCATGGTAGTGGTAGCATCAtattttgggggtgtttttctgcacatgagAGTGGATGACTGCACAGTATTAAGGAGAGGACGatcagggccatgtattg
It includes:
- the LOC130905949 gene encoding sphingosine 1-phosphate receptor 3 codes for the protein MIDPHIYLHYNYTGKLDHRPSVDTGTGIPDTKTLLFLVVCGFIVLENLTVLVAIWRNQRFHNRMYFFIGNLALCDMLAGVAYLVNLLLSGDRTLHLSPALWFVREGSMFVALGASVFSLLAIAIERHLTMIKMRPYDANKNYRVFLLIGTCWLIAISFGALPILGWNCLGDLADCSTVLPLYSKKYVAFCITVFMVLLLAMSVLYARIYVLVKSSSRKVSKHSSSEHAMSLLRTVIIVVGVFIACWTPIFVLLLVDVACQQRARCPVLYKADWFIGLAVLNSAMNPIIYTLASREMRRAFLGLACCLCYSRKASTPGSGNRQCLEASRSRSKSWSSQNNHNQQGSRQARPDAEADSDLGKVSAFGGPSGAEADNFLHNGGTE